A section of the Longimicrobiales bacterium genome encodes:
- a CDS encoding aspartate kinase yields MALVVQKYGGTSVGTPERIRRVAQRVAREKQAGNDVVVVVSAMGDTTDDLAALAEQVTGNARRRHPREFDMLLTAGERIAMSLVAMAIRDCGCDAVSLTGSQAAIITDEAHTVARIAEVRGTRVREEIAQGRVVIVAGFQGVSRTREVTTLGRGGSDTTAVALAAALGAGRCEIFTDVDGIYSADPRRIPDARLIEQIDYQEAIELTTAGAQVMHPRAVEIGARYDVPIRVRSSFRDDPGYHGTLITRRSHVMEELALTGLASERGNARITLRGVPAGMNVVATLLNRLAARGISVDLVNFFDRPDGRRQIQVTVDEGDQLDEARGICHALLEEQGGEQLETETGLSRVALVGSGMHGTPGVYARAFQVLVEAGVDVLALSTSSISITFLVRTADEDRTLQLLHRAFGLGTESQ; encoded by the coding sequence GTGGCGCTGGTCGTCCAGAAGTACGGTGGCACGTCGGTCGGCACGCCGGAACGGATCCGCCGCGTCGCGCAGCGCGTCGCGCGGGAAAAGCAGGCGGGCAACGACGTCGTCGTGGTGGTCTCCGCCATGGGCGACACGACGGACGACCTGGCCGCGCTGGCCGAGCAGGTGACCGGCAACGCGCGGCGGCGGCATCCGCGCGAGTTCGACATGCTGCTCACGGCCGGCGAGCGGATTGCCATGTCCCTCGTCGCGATGGCGATCCGCGACTGCGGCTGCGATGCGGTCAGCCTGACCGGCTCACAGGCGGCGATCATCACCGACGAGGCGCACACGGTGGCGCGCATCGCGGAGGTGCGAGGGACCCGGGTGCGCGAGGAGATCGCGCAGGGCAGGGTCGTGATCGTCGCGGGATTCCAGGGCGTGAGCCGCACGCGCGAGGTCACCACACTGGGGCGCGGCGGCTCGGACACGACCGCAGTGGCCCTGGCCGCGGCGCTCGGTGCCGGCCGCTGCGAGATCTTCACGGACGTCGACGGCATCTACAGCGCTGATCCGCGCCGGATCCCCGATGCACGGCTGATCGAGCAGATCGACTACCAGGAAGCGATCGAGCTCACCACGGCGGGCGCACAGGTCATGCACCCGCGCGCCGTCGAGATCGGTGCGCGCTACGACGTGCCGATCCGGGTCCGCAGCTCGTTCCGCGACGACCCCGGCTACCATGGAACACTGATCACCCGGAGGTCCCACGTGATGGAGGAGCTCGCGCTGACCGGCCTGGCCAGCGAGCGCGGCAATGCACGGATCACACTGCGTGGGGTGCCCGCGGGAATGAACGTGGTGGCAACACTGCTGAACCGCCTGGCGGCGCGCGGCATCAGCGTGGACCTCGTCAACTTCTTCGACCGGCCCGACGGTCGGCGGCAGATCCAGGTGACGGTGGACGAGGGCGACCAGCTCGACGAGGCGCGCGGGATCTGCCATGCACTGCTGGAGGAGCAGGGCGGGGAGCAGCTCGAGACGGAAACGGGCCTGAGCCGCGTCGCCCTGGTCGGCAGCGGCATGCACGGCACGCCCGGCGTGTACGCGCGGGCGTTCCAGGTGCTCGTCGAAGCCGGTGTGGACGTGCTCGCGCTCTCGACGTCCTCGATCTCGATCACCTTCCTCGTGCGCACCGCCGACGAGGATCGGACCTTGCAGTTGTTGCACCGTGCGTTTGGTCTCGGCACGGAGTCGCAATGA